Proteins from a genomic interval of Rubinisphaera italica:
- the dnaN gene encoding DNA polymerase III subunit beta — protein MQLKFKRDVLASALQTVAGVVPSRTPKDILKNTKLVVETGSAVLMGTDTEIGMRYQIPEVETESTGEVLLPTARLTQILREVMSEEVILDVSEEMLEIHAGQSEFRLPVEDPREFPDVAPFNAENCYAISGLALRQAIKRVAFAADDESTRYALGGIFMELSPTQIVLAATDSRRLAVMHSMSGVQGDVSETKSVVLPRKAMTLLERSIEGDDSEILIAPGDNDVVIRSGGCMIYTRLVEGRFPNFRDVLPSETPVNIDLVSGPFHNLVRQSQIVTSDESRGVDFVFSSGLVTLKSQAADIGQSKVELPIDYDGEELAIMFDPRFVAEFLRVLEPETTVNLGLIGGEDPAVFRCGEEYKYVIMPLARDA, from the coding sequence ATGCAACTGAAATTCAAACGGGATGTGCTGGCTTCAGCTTTGCAAACGGTCGCGGGAGTTGTCCCGTCTCGAACGCCGAAAGATATCCTCAAAAATACCAAACTTGTGGTGGAAACCGGTTCAGCAGTGTTGATGGGAACCGATACCGAAATCGGTATGCGATACCAAATTCCCGAAGTCGAAACAGAATCGACCGGAGAAGTTCTGCTGCCAACCGCGAGGCTCACGCAAATTCTGCGGGAAGTGATGTCCGAAGAAGTGATTCTGGACGTCTCTGAAGAGATGCTCGAAATTCACGCGGGGCAGAGTGAGTTCCGATTGCCTGTCGAAGATCCTCGCGAATTCCCCGATGTTGCTCCCTTCAATGCCGAAAACTGCTATGCGATTTCCGGCCTGGCCTTGCGACAAGCGATCAAACGGGTTGCCTTCGCGGCCGACGATGAAAGTACACGCTACGCTCTCGGTGGAATATTCATGGAGTTGTCGCCAACTCAAATCGTTCTGGCTGCGACCGATAGCCGTCGTCTGGCAGTGATGCATTCGATGAGCGGAGTTCAGGGCGATGTCTCGGAAACCAAATCGGTTGTCTTGCCACGCAAAGCAATGACCCTGCTCGAACGCAGTATCGAAGGGGATGATTCTGAAATTCTGATCGCACCCGGTGATAACGATGTCGTCATCCGTAGCGGTGGCTGCATGATTTACACCCGTCTTGTCGAAGGCCGCTTTCCGAACTTCCGCGATGTGTTACCCAGCGAAACCCCCGTCAATATCGATCTTGTGAGTGGTCCGTTTCACAACCTGGTTCGTCAGTCTCAGATTGTGACCAGCGACGAAAGCCGCGGCGTCGATTTCGTTTTCTCTTCGGGACTGGTCACCTTGAAATCCCAGGCAGCCGATATTGGACAATCCAAAGTCGAGTTACCAATCGATTACGACGGCGAAGAACTGGCTATCATGTTCGATCCCCGATTTGTCGCCGAGTTCCTTCGAGTTCTGGAACCGGAAACAACCGTCAACCTCGGCTTGATCGGCGGCGAAGACCCAGCCGTCTTCCGCTGTGGCGAAGAATACAAATACGTCATCATGCCTTTGGCAAGAGACGCGTAA
- the fmt gene encoding methionyl-tRNA formyltransferase encodes MSLNVVMMATGEFALPGFRAVVESEHRVSALITQPDRVNPRGKPHPHPLKEFALEQNIPVLQPDSINTPDSIRKLQSLRPDVVLVAAYGQILKADVINVPRLGMYNLHASLLPRHRGAAPIQYAIWKGDDVSGVTVFQIVPKLDAGPMIVKIESPIGPRETSGKLHDRLAIVGADAFLQTLQLLESGTAQPLVQDDSLATKSPKISKAEGEIDWSKTSREIDCHIRAMQPWPNSYTFLHREGKSPERVVINEVMADHSLKPSSPGKIIINSDNRFLVSTGDGVIEVKTMQPAGKKMMSSEEFLCGRPLSSGDWFGSQS; translated from the coding sequence GTGTCGTTGAATGTAGTCATGATGGCGACCGGAGAATTTGCTTTGCCCGGGTTTCGAGCAGTCGTCGAGTCCGAACATCGGGTCTCGGCACTGATCACACAGCCAGATCGTGTGAACCCGCGTGGAAAGCCGCATCCCCATCCTCTCAAAGAGTTTGCGCTCGAACAGAACATTCCGGTTCTGCAGCCAGATTCCATCAATACCCCCGATTCCATCCGCAAATTGCAATCCCTTCGGCCCGATGTCGTGCTCGTCGCCGCTTACGGACAGATCCTCAAAGCGGACGTCATCAATGTCCCTCGGCTCGGCATGTATAACCTGCATGCGTCGCTTCTGCCGAGACATCGCGGAGCCGCCCCGATTCAGTATGCCATCTGGAAAGGAGATGATGTCTCCGGCGTGACGGTCTTCCAGATCGTTCCCAAACTCGATGCCGGTCCCATGATTGTGAAAATTGAATCCCCCATCGGGCCCCGGGAGACCTCTGGTAAACTTCACGATCGACTGGCGATCGTTGGAGCAGACGCCTTTCTCCAAACACTCCAATTACTGGAATCTGGGACCGCTCAGCCACTTGTGCAGGATGATTCTCTGGCGACAAAATCGCCGAAAATCAGCAAAGCAGAAGGCGAAATCGACTGGTCAAAAACCAGCCGGGAAATCGATTGCCACATTCGCGCGATGCAACCCTGGCCGAATTCCTATACGTTTTTACATCGCGAAGGGAAATCCCCCGAACGTGTTGTTATCAATGAAGTTATGGCTGATCATTCGCTGAAACCAAGTTCTCCCGGGAAAATCATCATCAATTCTGACAATCGTTTTCTCGTTTCGACTGGAGATGGTGTAATTGAAGTCAAAACCATGCAGCCTGCCGGGAAAAAAATGATGTCTTCCGAAGAATTTCTGTGCGGAAGACCCCTCTCATCTGGAGACTGGTTCGGTTCCCAGAGTTGA
- the def gene encoding peptide deformylase has product MEIVLYPHPALHFKSTPVRSIDAKLRKTVEEMFELMYAANGIGLAANQVALPYQLFIINLTADADQKDEEIVFINPNIKKRRGQVTGEEGCLSFPELYGPVERSKEITVEAYNLKGQLLSYDLDDLASRAVQHENDHIDGVLFIDRMTKDEREKVAAVVDDFEAQFRDAQAREKTPSDAELLKELKKLAAGT; this is encoded by the coding sequence ATGGAAATTGTTCTTTACCCCCACCCGGCTCTCCATTTCAAGTCGACTCCCGTCCGCTCAATTGATGCGAAATTGCGGAAAACCGTCGAAGAAATGTTCGAGCTGATGTACGCAGCCAACGGCATCGGCCTGGCCGCCAATCAGGTTGCATTGCCTTACCAGCTGTTCATCATCAATCTCACAGCCGATGCCGACCAGAAAGACGAAGAAATCGTCTTCATTAATCCGAACATCAAAAAACGACGTGGCCAGGTGACTGGCGAAGAAGGCTGCCTCAGTTTTCCGGAATTATATGGTCCTGTCGAGCGCTCCAAGGAAATTACGGTCGAAGCCTACAATTTAAAGGGGCAACTGCTCAGTTACGATCTCGATGACCTCGCCTCCCGAGCGGTCCAGCACGAGAATGATCATATCGATGGCGTTCTGTTTATAGACCGGATGACCAAAGATGAACGGGAAAAAGTCGCAGCAGTCGTCGACGATTTCGAAGCCCAGTTTCGAGATGCCCAGGCCCGCGAGAAAACTCCTTCTGATGCCGAACTCCTTAAGGAATTGAAGAAGTTAGCCGCGGGAACGTGA
- a CDS encoding glycine--tRNA ligase: MSQTEENTMDQIVGLCKRRGFLFQSSEIYGGVNGFWDYGPLGTELKRNVRDAWWKDMVGAHDEFSTLPNATKPFSMVGLESSIIMHPQVWKVSGHYDLFHDHMVDCTETNKRYRFDHVQGRWAEAEKKTKSDDGTETSSTVKAFITTIAQADETQDALVAQALKFFGLKGKYKDKINWTSELLSLEKIDQLSEAVAPDASKAGTFTEPREFNLMFKTTLGALGGEDDAAFLRPETAQGMFVNFKNVVDSSRVKIPFGICQIGKSFRNEITPRNFTFRSREFEQMEIEFFCYPGESSEWYTYWRNRRYNWYTSLGISPDNLILREHHKEELAHYSVGTADIEYAFPFLPQGEYGELEGVAHRGDFDLRSHMEGKLDKDLNVQLNEHDQPKYRGSGKDLSYFDDQSRERFIPHVIEPSAGADRATLAFLCEAYTVDEAPDDKGKMQSRTLLKFHPRLAPIKAAVFPLIKKEGMPEAAAGIYRELREAGINSTFDQQGAIGRRYRRQDEIGTPYCITVDGQTAEDQTVTIRDRDSLEQVRVPLNKVTEEIQGRLKG, from the coding sequence ATGAGTCAGACCGAAGAAAACACGATGGACCAGATCGTTGGCTTGTGTAAGCGACGAGGATTTTTGTTTCAGTCTTCCGAGATTTACGGAGGGGTAAACGGATTCTGGGATTATGGTCCACTCGGCACCGAGTTGAAGCGCAATGTTCGCGATGCCTGGTGGAAAGATATGGTCGGTGCTCACGACGAATTTTCCACCCTGCCGAATGCAACGAAACCGTTTTCGATGGTCGGGCTGGAATCGTCGATTATTATGCATCCGCAGGTCTGGAAGGTTTCCGGACATTACGATCTGTTCCACGATCACATGGTCGATTGCACCGAAACGAATAAGCGATATCGGTTCGATCATGTTCAGGGTCGTTGGGCTGAAGCGGAGAAGAAGACCAAGTCTGATGATGGAACCGAAACATCTTCGACGGTCAAGGCGTTCATCACAACAATCGCTCAGGCGGATGAGACTCAGGATGCGTTGGTCGCTCAGGCGTTGAAATTCTTTGGACTCAAAGGGAAGTACAAAGATAAGATCAACTGGACGAGTGAGTTGCTCAGCCTCGAAAAGATTGATCAGCTTTCCGAAGCCGTCGCTCCCGATGCCTCTAAAGCGGGAACATTTACCGAGCCACGTGAGTTCAATCTGATGTTCAAAACGACGCTCGGAGCGTTGGGTGGTGAAGACGATGCCGCTTTTCTGCGACCGGAGACGGCTCAAGGGATGTTCGTCAACTTCAAGAATGTGGTCGATAGCAGCCGGGTGAAAATTCCGTTCGGAATTTGCCAGATCGGCAAAAGTTTCCGCAATGAAATCACGCCGCGAAACTTCACGTTCCGTTCCCGCGAATTTGAGCAGATGGAAATCGAGTTCTTCTGCTATCCGGGAGAATCGTCCGAGTGGTACACCTACTGGCGAAACCGACGTTACAACTGGTACACCTCACTCGGCATCAGTCCCGACAATCTCATTCTGCGTGAGCATCACAAAGAAGAGCTGGCCCACTATTCGGTCGGAACAGCCGACATCGAATATGCCTTCCCGTTCCTGCCTCAGGGAGAGTACGGCGAACTCGAAGGGGTCGCTCATCGTGGCGACTTCGATTTGCGTTCGCACATGGAAGGCAAACTCGATAAAGATTTGAATGTTCAACTGAATGAGCATGACCAGCCGAAGTATCGGGGCAGCGGCAAAGATCTGTCGTACTTCGATGATCAATCCCGCGAACGATTCATTCCGCATGTGATTGAACCCTCAGCCGGAGCCGACCGGGCGACCCTCGCATTCCTGTGCGAAGCCTACACCGTCGACGAAGCACCCGATGATAAAGGGAAAATGCAGAGCCGAACGCTGCTCAAGTTCCACCCGCGTCTCGCCCCAATCAAAGCGGCTGTCTTCCCTCTTATCAAAAAAGAAGGGATGCCGGAAGCGGCTGCGGGCATCTATCGCGAACTGCGAGAAGCGGGCATCAATTCGACCTTCGACCAGCAGGGAGCCATTGGCCGCCGCTATCGACGACAGGATGAAATCGGCACACCGTATTGTATTACAGTCGATGGCCAGACCGCCGAGGATCAAACGGTGACTATCCGCGACCGCGATTCTCTGGAACAGGTTCGTGTGCCTCTGAATAAGGTGACTGAAGAGATTCAGGGGCGATTGAAGGGTTGA
- a CDS encoding ISAs1 family transposase — MFSNPLSFLLFFEDLADPREDYKVTHSLSDMIFLALCGAVANCDHWTEIEIYARNHLKFLKKYVSLKNGVPSHDTFSRVFSRLDPVAFSECLIKWVDSLQSDLASQGVHLDGKVLRRSFDKAAGKGALNVVTAWAGDLHLCLGQLPVEEGTNEKTAMPKLIELLELSGAVVTVDAAHTNKSVARQLRGKNADYVMTVKGNQPKLYEIINQKFEELSENDFQHPKVRRHTTRESNGGRDEYRRYTVFPAPAEVKQLGWVDVKSIGMVYRERTVNGKTSQELIYFISSLPPKVRTLAKHVRDHWKIENQMHWSLDVTFAEDTSRIRKGEGAANAAIFRRLALTILKRYTDEKMSIRSKRLTASWNSENLLRYLTGNQA, encoded by the coding sequence ATGTTTTCCAATCCGTTGTCATTTTTACTTTTCTTTGAAGACCTGGCTGATCCACGAGAGGACTACAAAGTTACCCATTCGCTCAGCGATATGATTTTCCTGGCTCTCTGCGGGGCGGTTGCCAATTGCGATCATTGGACGGAGATTGAAATCTATGCACGCAATCATCTCAAATTCCTCAAGAAATATGTTTCGCTCAAAAACGGAGTTCCCTCACATGATACGTTCAGTCGAGTCTTTTCACGACTCGATCCGGTCGCATTCTCGGAATGCTTGATCAAGTGGGTGGATTCCCTGCAAAGTGATCTCGCCAGCCAGGGCGTGCATCTGGATGGTAAAGTTCTCAGGCGGAGTTTCGACAAAGCTGCTGGCAAGGGAGCTTTAAATGTTGTGACGGCCTGGGCGGGTGATTTGCATTTGTGCCTGGGACAGTTACCGGTCGAGGAAGGCACGAACGAGAAGACTGCGATGCCGAAGTTGATTGAACTACTGGAGCTATCGGGAGCCGTTGTGACTGTCGATGCGGCTCATACAAACAAGTCGGTAGCCCGGCAGTTGCGTGGCAAAAACGCGGACTACGTGATGACCGTCAAGGGGAATCAACCGAAGTTGTATGAGATCATCAATCAGAAGTTTGAGGAGCTTTCTGAGAACGACTTTCAGCATCCCAAAGTTCGGCGTCATACGACACGGGAATCAAACGGAGGTCGGGACGAATATCGACGCTATACTGTCTTTCCTGCCCCTGCCGAAGTGAAACAACTCGGGTGGGTCGATGTGAAATCAATTGGGATGGTGTACCGCGAACGAACGGTCAACGGGAAGACGTCGCAGGAGTTGATCTACTTCATCTCCAGCCTGCCGCCCAAAGTGCGAACCCTGGCTAAGCACGTTCGGGACCACTGGAAGATTGAGAACCAGATGCATTGGTCATTGGACGTCACTTTTGCAGAAGATACAAGCCGAATCCGTAAAGGCGAGGGTGCTGCGAACGCAGCGATCTTCCGCCGATTAGCACTGACAATTTTGAAGAGATACACCGACGAAAAAATGAGCATCCGCTCGAAACGACTCACCGCGAGCTGGAATTCAGAGAATTTATTGCGATATTTAACAGGAAATCAGGCATAA
- a CDS encoding c-type heme family protein, with product MKLKLRHSQTSTVILFGLLIGTYSFSGFSVQTPIQAEDKTETTVKPEIDNENLPATIAEARGRAKLLHETIHGTLHIIHRDFFDDESGQKIPSHSLEEVFEELAASYDVQVNWLAVNARAMNLDNEAKTEFEHKAVKVLSAGKDRFEEYSDETYKYAGAIRLPSQCLKCHVPARNNNKERAAGLVIIMPLKK from the coding sequence ATGAAGCTGAAATTGCGTCATTCCCAAACCTCCACTGTCATCCTTTTTGGACTATTGATCGGAACGTATTCGTTTTCAGGTTTTTCAGTCCAGACGCCAATCCAGGCCGAGGACAAAACCGAGACCACCGTAAAACCTGAAATCGACAACGAAAACTTGCCCGCCACAATAGCCGAGGCACGAGGACGTGCAAAGTTACTGCACGAGACGATACACGGCACCTTACATATCATTCATCGTGACTTTTTCGATGATGAATCCGGACAAAAGATTCCCTCCCATTCTCTTGAAGAGGTCTTTGAGGAACTGGCCGCTTCATATGATGTCCAGGTCAACTGGCTGGCCGTCAATGCACGGGCGATGAATCTCGATAACGAGGCGAAAACAGAATTTGAGCACAAAGCCGTCAAAGTTCTTTCCGCAGGCAAAGATCGTTTCGAAGAATATTCCGACGAGACTTACAAGTATGCCGGTGCAATTCGCTTACCCTCGCAATGCCTCAAATGCCATGTCCCCGCCAGAAACAATAACAAAGAACGTGCTGCTGGTCTGGTGATTATTATGCCGTTGAAGAAGTGA
- a CDS encoding c-type heme family protein, whose translation MKALITGCFAAFLMVCIAVGLAEAEKPKNSVAKNNKQGKQPSPAAVERTRDTVKMLDDIYKQTIVLVTDKYVHDEDDFAAGSAAVELFRRVSKTGFHNVRLIDVTGEPYEPENVAKSDFEKQAVKKIKSGEGYVEDVVNKDGKSFLLAMTAVPVVMDKCIMCHPHYKDVKKGAAIGAVCYEMPIR comes from the coding sequence ATGAAAGCGCTCATCACTGGTTGTTTCGCTGCGTTCCTGATGGTTTGTATTGCAGTTGGGCTTGCAGAAGCCGAAAAACCAAAAAACTCCGTTGCAAAAAACAATAAACAGGGAAAACAACCTTCCCCGGCTGCCGTTGAACGAACTCGCGACACGGTGAAAATGCTGGATGACATCTATAAGCAAACCATTGTGCTGGTCACCGATAAATATGTGCATGACGAAGACGATTTCGCTGCCGGAAGTGCCGCAGTCGAATTGTTTCGCAGGGTCAGTAAAACCGGCTTTCACAACGTCCGTTTAATTGATGTCACGGGTGAGCCTTACGAGCCTGAGAATGTCGCCAAGTCGGACTTTGAAAAGCAGGCTGTCAAAAAAATCAAATCGGGCGAAGGTTATGTTGAGGATGTGGTTAACAAAGATGGCAAATCATTCCTCCTGGCCATGACAGCTGTTCCCGTAGTCATGGATAAGTGCATTATGTGTCACCCTCATTACAAAGATGTAAAAAAGGGAGCCGCGATTGGTGCTGTCTGCTACGAAATGCCGATTCGCTAA
- a CDS encoding RrF2 family transcriptional regulator has product MQLTTQTDYALRTLMYLASRSGRAKVAEVADLFGISSHHVAKVVNLLSRYGYIRSVRGLGGGIELAKKANEIPLGEVVERFEGNMHLLDCINTENVCAIQSFCKLKGVLAEAERVQLDYLNSVTLADVAPTPRQLNRIGQ; this is encoded by the coding sequence ATGCAACTCACAACACAAACCGATTATGCCTTGCGTACACTGATGTATCTCGCATCTCGTTCCGGGCGAGCGAAGGTGGCTGAGGTCGCAGATTTGTTTGGCATTTCCTCACATCATGTTGCCAAAGTTGTCAATCTGCTTTCTCGATATGGATACATCCGCAGTGTCCGTGGATTGGGTGGGGGAATCGAATTAGCCAAAAAGGCAAATGAAATTCCTCTTGGCGAAGTCGTCGAGCGGTTTGAAGGTAATATGCATTTGCTCGACTGCATCAATACGGAAAACGTCTGTGCCATACAATCCTTTTGCAAATTGAAAGGTGTACTGGCCGAAGCCGAACGAGTTCAACTGGACTATCTCAACAGTGTCACTCTCGCCGATGTAGCCCCTACTCCACGCCAGTTGAATCGTATTGGTCAATAA
- a CDS encoding tetratricopeptide repeat protein, producing the protein MKKESSAPVRDMKSIGRKLRLALLILLLIGLAGGYYWFRTQRPQQLIEQASQLAASDPEQAEQLLAYAIQLSGNSHSEAQLFRIALLIRLGNADEALGQLTMIEQPEALSQESILQLVQAANQRGMYYLSENLLLAAVSQETERLRVLRSLLEVQLIQGKAEAAIQTSKQILEEDSEDATAWRILGTYYLPQKKHVEAEQAFRNALKYSKIPQQRQSIFKQLIAVLIDQGLAGQARTELEQYREQFPSANDVTLQEASICRLEGQAEKGLELMNVYIARRKSAEEAAHHVRGLLLIDLNQNEQAAQDLELVINAQPWNYEAHYKLALAYRRLDQEEKSSRHQQLAGQYRLLRIELLESTNKLREHPDDVSLRNRVAELYEMFGNEEMAKMLRDGN; encoded by the coding sequence ATGAAAAAAGAAAGCTCTGCTCCAGTACGAGACATGAAATCGATCGGGCGAAAACTTCGTCTGGCATTACTGATATTGCTACTCATCGGCCTGGCTGGCGGCTATTACTGGTTTCGAACTCAGCGTCCACAGCAGTTGATTGAGCAGGCCAGTCAACTGGCTGCGAGCGATCCGGAGCAAGCCGAGCAATTGCTGGCTTATGCGATTCAGCTCTCGGGTAATTCTCATTCCGAAGCCCAATTATTCCGCATCGCATTGCTCATCCGTCTGGGAAATGCCGACGAAGCTCTCGGGCAGCTCACAATGATCGAGCAACCCGAAGCACTATCCCAGGAGAGCATCTTACAACTGGTCCAGGCCGCAAACCAACGAGGGATGTACTATCTTTCGGAAAATCTCCTGCTTGCTGCTGTGTCTCAGGAAACAGAACGATTGAGAGTATTGAGAAGTCTGCTTGAAGTTCAATTGATTCAGGGGAAAGCCGAAGCTGCGATCCAGACGAGCAAGCAGATTCTCGAAGAAGATTCTGAAGATGCCACCGCCTGGAGAATTCTTGGAACATACTATCTCCCTCAAAAGAAGCATGTCGAAGCCGAGCAGGCGTTTCGAAATGCTCTGAAATACTCCAAGATTCCTCAACAACGACAGAGCATTTTCAAGCAGTTAATTGCCGTGTTGATTGATCAGGGATTGGCCGGGCAGGCTCGAACCGAACTGGAACAATATCGAGAGCAATTCCCCTCAGCCAACGATGTTACCCTGCAGGAAGCGAGTATTTGTCGTCTCGAAGGGCAAGCGGAGAAAGGCCTTGAATTGATGAACGTTTACATCGCCCGCAGGAAATCGGCTGAGGAAGCCGCTCATCATGTCCGAGGCTTATTACTGATCGACCTCAACCAGAACGAACAAGCGGCTCAGGATCTGGAATTGGTTATTAACGCTCAACCCTGGAACTACGAAGCTCATTACAAACTTGCTCTGGCTTACCGACGACTCGATCAGGAAGAGAAATCGAGTCGTCACCAGCAACTGGCCGGCCAATACCGACTCCTTCGCATTGAACTCCTGGAGTCGACGAACAAACTTCGGGAACATCCCGACGATGTTTCATTACGAAATCGAGTTGCGGAGTTGTATGAAATGTTCGGCAATGAAGAAATGGCAAAGATGCTCAGAGACGGAAATTAA
- a CDS encoding CRTAC1 family protein: MTIALLLLFCGCKESISSKPAKPEIADVSSLDDEFQNLILTSEFLPTEPTDSDWFEDITAQSGVDFTYHSGRSAGHFTMIEGLGGGVALFDVDLDGDLDLFCVGGGTIMEDLQIKGLPGRLYRNEGNLQFVDVTTEYGLDLPMDYSHGITVGDLNSDHYPDLLITCFGSARLFENEQGKAFHDVSSRLGTSLTGWNTAACIADFNRDGRADLFVTGYLNWKPDPKEFCIDPDTGLRDVCVPSSFEGARDTLLIQQSDETFQDASTEYGLIQDGKGLGVLAADFDNNGHLDLYVANDVQRNFMYYGQADGTWIERAVSSGVSGNEYGAPEGSMGVDAADVNRDGLIDLTVANFELEDNDLYINEGEGLFAHSSAAYGLAGLCRPYVGFGIAFDDFNSDGWPDLVITNGHLVYRHRQYDYQQPTFLFQNREGRFQNMTSQAGPWFSVPHSGRGLATGDLNNDGAADLVISEQDGPISILINRQPPENWIGLTLEGTTSGTDAIGSKVKVLDHSLTHGQQKIDGRSYLSDSDPRFRFVLEKTIPQVDIEVFWPTGKRELFQDRNVRKYHTLREGSGLKTEEVSNP, from the coding sequence GTGACAATTGCACTTCTACTGCTGTTTTGTGGATGTAAGGAATCCATTTCTTCTAAACCAGCAAAGCCAGAGATCGCCGATGTCTCTTCTCTGGATGACGAGTTTCAAAATTTGATTCTGACGAGCGAGTTTCTACCAACCGAACCGACCGATTCCGATTGGTTTGAAGACATCACGGCTCAATCCGGCGTCGATTTCACCTACCATTCCGGACGCTCTGCTGGCCATTTCACAATGATTGAAGGTCTTGGTGGAGGCGTGGCATTATTCGATGTGGATCTTGACGGCGACCTCGATCTGTTTTGTGTTGGGGGAGGGACAATCATGGAAGATCTTCAAATTAAAGGGCTACCCGGTCGGCTGTATCGCAATGAGGGAAATCTTCAATTCGTCGATGTGACAACGGAATACGGACTTGATCTCCCAATGGATTATTCCCACGGCATCACGGTTGGCGATCTCAATAGCGATCATTATCCCGATCTTCTCATCACCTGTTTCGGTTCAGCTCGACTTTTTGAAAACGAGCAGGGGAAAGCGTTTCACGATGTTTCATCACGACTTGGCACGAGCCTGACCGGTTGGAACACGGCGGCCTGCATAGCCGATTTCAATCGCGATGGTCGAGCCGATCTGTTTGTCACCGGCTACCTCAACTGGAAACCAGATCCCAAGGAATTCTGTATTGATCCCGACACCGGACTGAGGGATGTTTGTGTTCCCAGTAGCTTCGAAGGTGCTCGCGATACCCTGCTCATTCAGCAATCCGATGAGACATTTCAAGATGCTTCCACAGAATACGGCCTGATTCAGGACGGCAAAGGTCTCGGAGTTCTGGCAGCCGATTTCGACAATAATGGTCATCTGGATTTGTATGTCGCCAATGATGTTCAGCGAAATTTTATGTACTACGGTCAAGCCGATGGGACCTGGATCGAACGAGCGGTCTCATCAGGAGTTTCCGGCAACGAATACGGGGCACCCGAAGGAAGTATGGGTGTCGATGCTGCCGATGTGAATCGCGATGGTCTGATTGATCTGACGGTCGCCAACTTTGAACTCGAAGATAACGATCTCTACATCAACGAAGGTGAAGGCTTGTTTGCTCACTCATCAGCCGCTTATGGTCTGGCGGGTTTGTGCCGTCCGTATGTCGGTTTTGGAATTGCGTTTGATGACTTTAATAGCGATGGCTGGCCCGATCTGGTGATCACGAACGGTCATCTCGTTTATCGCCATCGCCAATACGATTATCAGCAACCGACGTTTCTGTTCCAGAATCGGGAAGGTCGATTTCAGAACATGACTTCCCAGGCGGGACCCTGGTTCAGTGTGCCGCACTCCGGTCGCGGGCTTGCAACGGGAGATCTTAATAATGATGGAGCAGCCGATCTGGTGATCTCCGAACAGGATGGCCCGATTTCAATTCTCATTAATCGTCAACCGCCAGAAAACTGGATCGGTCTCACTCTTGAAGGAACCACCAGCGGAACGGATGCCATCGGGTCCAAAGTGAAAGTCCTCGATCACAGTCTGACTCATGGTCAACAGAAAATTGACGGTCGCAGTTATCTGAGTGATAGCGATCCCCGTTTCCGCTTTGTATTGGAAAAGACCATTCCGCAAGTTGATATCGAAGTGTTTTGGCCAACTGGAAAAAGAGAACTCTTTCAGGACAGGAATGTCAGAAAATATCACACGCTCCGCGAAGGATCTGGACTGAAAACTGAGGAGGTTTCCAATCCATGA